The following proteins are encoded in a genomic region of Variovorax paradoxus:
- the ompR gene encoding osmolarity response regulator transcription factor OmpR — MTQVPARTDKIVIVDDDARIRDLLRRYLTQEGFEVIVAEDGKALNRILLRDTVDLIVLDLMMPGEDGLSVCRRLRAANDRTPIIMLTAKGEDVDRIVGLEVGADDYLGKPFNPRELLARVHAVLRRRPPLEAPGAPSTENETVTFGPFAFDLGSRTLKKDGEELSLTTGEFAMLKALVRHPRQPLSREKLAQLARGREFEPFDRSLDVQISRLRKLVEADAAAPRYIQTVWGVGYVFVPDGAA, encoded by the coding sequence ATGACTCAAGTTCCCGCTCGCACCGACAAGATCGTGATCGTCGACGACGACGCCCGCATCCGCGACCTGCTTCGCCGCTACCTCACCCAGGAAGGTTTCGAAGTGATCGTGGCCGAGGACGGCAAGGCGCTCAACCGCATCCTGCTGCGCGACACGGTCGACCTGATCGTGCTCGACCTGATGATGCCCGGCGAAGACGGCCTTTCCGTCTGCCGCCGGCTGCGCGCCGCCAACGACCGCACGCCGATCATCATGCTCACCGCCAAGGGCGAAGACGTCGACCGCATCGTCGGCCTCGAAGTCGGCGCCGACGACTACCTCGGCAAGCCGTTCAACCCCCGCGAATTGCTGGCCCGCGTGCATGCCGTGCTGCGCCGGCGTCCGCCGCTCGAGGCACCGGGCGCCCCTTCCACCGAGAACGAAACCGTCACGTTCGGGCCGTTCGCCTTCGATCTCGGCTCGCGCACGCTCAAGAAGGACGGCGAGGAACTGTCCCTCACCACCGGCGAATTCGCGATGCTGAAGGCGCTGGTGCGCCACCCGCGCCAGCCGCTGTCGCGCGAAAAGCTCGCGCAACTGGCCCGCGGCCGCGAGTTCGAGCCCTTCGACCGCAGCCTCGACGTGCAGATTTCGCGCCTGCGCAAGCTGGTCGAGGCCGACGCCGCGGCACCCCGCTACATCCAGACCGTGTGGGGCGTGGGCTACGTGTTCGTGCCGGACGGCGCGGCCTGA
- a CDS encoding sensor histidine kinase — translation MPSPLEGSGQRDRRPGLKVGFSLFWRTFFLLALLLIGCTVAWLQTFRSLEYEPRAIQTAHQIASLVNLTRAALVYSDAITRVSLIKTLADQEGVRILPREPNDRFQPYTSGALDQRVTEELIDQLGEGTTVASRVNEEPGLWIGFTIESDAYWLLLDPTRFSRVGGRTWLVWLSTAMALSLAGAALITRLINLPLKQLSRATMQVREGEYEAHRLDERARTNEIRAVNIGFNRMADQLAKIEQDRAIMLAGISHDLRTPLARLRLETEMSVADEDARDHMAADIAQLDAIIDKFLDYARPDHVDPKPVLLRDVVDACTYAVQDYEEMNIRVDVPADLRVMGDEVELTRVISNLVENARRYGKTPSTGVADVVIQAQSNNDAVLIKVRDHGAGVEPALLSQLTKPFFRGDVARTSAAGAGLGLSIVAKNIERMGGTFALTSTPGRGLAAHIRMPRAMPVPKPAEAPGGRRA, via the coding sequence ATGCCGAGCCCCCTCGAGGGCTCCGGCCAGCGCGACCGGCGGCCGGGCCTCAAGGTCGGCTTCAGCCTTTTCTGGCGCACGTTCTTCCTGCTCGCACTGCTGCTGATCGGCTGCACGGTCGCCTGGCTGCAGACTTTTCGCTCGCTCGAGTACGAGCCGCGCGCCATCCAGACCGCGCACCAGATCGCCTCGCTCGTGAACCTCACGCGCGCGGCGCTGGTGTACTCGGACGCGATCACGCGGGTGTCGCTCATCAAGACGCTGGCCGACCAGGAAGGCGTGCGCATCCTCCCGCGCGAGCCCAACGACCGTTTTCAGCCCTACACCAGCGGCGCGCTCGACCAGCGCGTGACTGAAGAGCTGATCGACCAGCTCGGCGAAGGCACCACGGTGGCCAGCCGCGTCAACGAGGAGCCGGGCCTGTGGATCGGGTTCACCATCGAGAGCGACGCCTACTGGCTGCTGCTCGACCCGACCCGCTTCAGCCGCGTGGGTGGCCGCACCTGGCTGGTCTGGCTCAGCACGGCCATGGCGCTGTCCCTGGCCGGCGCGGCGCTGATCACGCGGCTGATCAACCTGCCGCTCAAGCAGTTGTCGCGCGCCACCATGCAGGTGCGCGAAGGCGAATACGAGGCACACCGGCTCGACGAGCGCGCCCGCACCAACGAGATCCGCGCGGTGAACATCGGCTTCAACCGCATGGCCGACCAGCTCGCCAAGATCGAGCAGGACCGCGCCATCATGCTGGCCGGCATCTCGCACGACCTGCGCACCCCGCTGGCGCGCCTGCGGCTCGAAACCGAGATGAGCGTGGCCGACGAAGACGCGCGCGACCACATGGCGGCCGACATCGCCCAGCTCGACGCCATCATCGACAAGTTTCTCGACTACGCTCGCCCCGACCACGTCGACCCCAAGCCCGTGCTGCTGCGCGACGTGGTCGATGCCTGCACCTACGCCGTGCAGGACTACGAGGAAATGAATATCCGGGTCGATGTGCCGGCCGACCTGCGCGTGATGGGCGACGAAGTCGAGCTCACGCGCGTGATCTCCAACCTGGTGGAAAACGCACGGCGCTACGGCAAGACGCCTTCGACCGGCGTGGCCGACGTGGTGATCCAGGCCCAGTCGAACAATGATGCGGTGCTGATCAAGGTGCGGGACCACGGCGCAGGCGTCGAGCCCGCCCTGCTCTCGCAATTGACCAAGCCCTTCTTCCGCGGCGACGTGGCCCGCACCTCGGCGGCCGGCGCCGGCCTCGGCCTGTCGATCGTCGCCAAGAACATCGAACGCATGGGCGGCACCTTTGCGCTCACCAGCACGCCGGGACGCGGCCTTGCGGCGCACATTCGCATGCCGCGTGCCATGCCGGTGCCAAAACCGGCGGAAGCACCCGGCGGCCGCCGGGCTTGA
- the ispF gene encoding 2-C-methyl-D-erythritol 2,4-cyclodiphosphate synthase → MTAPFHIRVGEGWDVHQLVAGRKLILGGVEVPHTTGLLGHSDADVLLHAITDALLGAAGLGDIGRHFPDTDAQFRGADSAALLAEAARRVRAVGWEIGNVDSTVIAQAPKLAPHIPAMCQCIAQTLGLAPDQVNVKAKTAEKLGPVGEGRAMEARAVVLLYR, encoded by the coding sequence ATGACGGCACCGTTCCATATTCGTGTCGGCGAGGGCTGGGACGTTCACCAGCTGGTGGCGGGACGCAAGCTGATCCTGGGCGGTGTCGAGGTGCCGCACACCACGGGCCTGCTGGGGCATTCGGACGCCGACGTGCTGCTGCATGCCATTACCGACGCATTGCTCGGCGCGGCGGGCCTGGGCGACATCGGCCGGCATTTCCCCGACACCGATGCACAGTTTCGCGGCGCCGATTCGGCGGCGCTGCTGGCCGAGGCGGCGCGCCGCGTGCGTGCGGTGGGCTGGGAGATCGGCAATGTCGACAGCACGGTGATCGCGCAGGCGCCCAAGCTGGCGCCGCATATTCCGGCGATGTGCCAATGTATTGCGCAGACACTGGGGCTCGCGCCCGATCAGGTCAACGTAAAAGCCAAGACGGCCGAAAAGCTGGGTCCCGTCGGCGAGGGCCGTGCAATGGAAGCGCGGGCGGTGGTGCTGCTCTACCGCTGA